Proteins from a single region of Murdochiella vaginalis:
- a CDS encoding LacI family DNA-binding transcriptional regulator yields the protein MRAKRKQPNISDVARAAGVSTATVSHALNGTRAVSEHSKALVMKAIKDLQYTPNAFARSFRTGKKNIIGFIVPDISNQFFARLIEAVEKTVSAEDYHLIIANTRENKERELQHLRYLTSGVVDGILLASTMEQYCEFSAVLPESFPTVLVDRNVDEAPFSSVTVSAYQSVYRSIVALIEQGQQRIGFITGLSRLSTSQERLSAYRQAMSDFGLTIEKDFIQYGDSMERSAWISAKHLLKKNCTAIVASNGLMGTTVYHCLHQCGVEIGRDVELVCFSDFDSPLLESSPVRLVAQPVDELGKIAGEEILCRIKDHTAEKKQILLSSVYLGALSRHNP from the coding sequence ATGAGAGCAAAAAGAAAACAGCCTAATATTTCAGACGTTGCGCGCGCAGCGGGTGTCTCAACTGCAACAGTATCACATGCACTCAACGGTACTCGCGCTGTTTCCGAGCATTCAAAAGCGCTCGTTATGAAGGCCATCAAGGACCTCCAGTACACACCAAATGCTTTTGCTCGCAGCTTTCGTACAGGAAAGAAGAACATTATAGGCTTTATTGTTCCGGATATTTCAAACCAATTTTTCGCCCGCTTGATCGAAGCTGTTGAAAAAACCGTTTCAGCTGAGGATTATCACCTGATCATTGCAAACACACGTGAGAACAAAGAGCGAGAGTTGCAACATTTGCGCTATTTAACTTCTGGAGTTGTTGACGGAATCTTACTGGCATCCACCATGGAGCAGTACTGCGAATTTTCCGCTGTTCTTCCAGAATCCTTTCCTACAGTTCTTGTAGACCGCAATGTGGACGAAGCTCCGTTCTCCTCCGTGACGGTATCTGCATATCAATCCGTATATCGAAGCATTGTTGCGCTAATTGAACAAGGACAACAGCGAATTGGTTTTATTACAGGATTAAGCCGCTTGAGCACCTCGCAAGAACGTCTTTCGGCATATCGCCAAGCCATGTCAGATTTCGGACTTACGATCGAAAAAGATTTTATTCAATATGGAGATTCCATGGAACGCAGCGCCTGGATAAGTGCCAAACATCTTCTGAAAAAAAACTGCACTGCAATTGTGGCCTCCAATGGCTTGATGGGTACTACCGTCTATCATTGTCTGCACCAATGCGGTGTGGAAATCGGGCGAGATGTTGAACTAGTCTGCTTTTCAGATTTCGACTCCCCTCTTCTAGAATCATCGCCAGTGCGTTTGGTAGCGCAGCCGGTTGATGAACTCGGTAAAATAGCAGGCGAAGAAATTTTGTGCCGTATCAAAGATCACACTGCTGAGAAAAAGCAAATCCTCCTCAGCAGCGTCTATCTGGGCGCACTGTCGCGCCATAACCCATAA
- the purN gene encoding phosphoribosylglycinamide formyltransferase, producing MTGAPSCVPVAVFVSGGGTNLQALLDAQAAGKLAPAKICLVLSDQPDVYALERAKNSNIPTAVFSAKDLPGDAWEEAVLKALQDADIALIALAGFLRVLSPRLIEAYPDRIVNIHPALLPSFGGRGYYGLHVHEAVLANRQQVTGATVHFVTAEADAGPILAQHAVEIHEDDTPETLQRRVMEQAEWRLLPAVVHALAVRLIQNLPEEAVCAPLSEAEKAPFFVAGTAEAQVPAQAGSQVGNEAPSLASLVDGNPYPGRGIALAHGPHGERLVAYFIMGRSTNSQNRIFVQRDGDLYTQAHDPALVEDPRLIIYRALSHTVYREQPVTVVTNGDQTDTILDGLAQGMSFDEALQCRRFEPDAPHYTPRISGLLDTDGMQLSIWKALNASGQQAGYYAFRYEKEPGFGRFLSTYVTDANPLPSFQGEPLRFSWDGDAEAFADHLWNALDAQNRIALYVEVQTANGIQTIQKSRFSETL from the coding sequence ATGACCGGCGCACCTTCCTGCGTTCCCGTTGCGGTCTTTGTATCGGGTGGCGGCACCAATTTACAGGCGCTTCTCGATGCCCAGGCCGCCGGAAAGCTTGCCCCGGCAAAGATTTGTCTCGTACTTTCCGATCAGCCGGATGTCTATGCGTTGGAGCGGGCAAAAAATTCGAACATTCCTACCGCGGTCTTTTCTGCTAAAGATCTTCCCGGCGATGCCTGGGAGGAAGCGGTTTTAAAAGCCTTACAGGACGCGGATATTGCACTGATTGCATTAGCCGGCTTTTTGCGTGTGCTCTCGCCGCGCCTGATTGAGGCTTATCCCGATCGCATCGTGAACATTCACCCAGCACTACTGCCTTCGTTTGGTGGGCGCGGGTATTACGGCTTGCACGTACACGAAGCCGTGCTTGCAAATCGCCAACAGGTTACCGGCGCAACGGTACATTTTGTGACAGCCGAAGCGGATGCCGGCCCGATTCTGGCACAACACGCCGTGGAAATTCACGAAGATGACACACCGGAAACGCTGCAACGCCGCGTTATGGAACAGGCCGAATGGCGTCTGCTGCCGGCAGTGGTTCATGCGCTTGCCGTGCGCTTAATACAGAACTTGCCGGAAGAAGCCGTTTGTGCGCCTCTTTCCGAAGCGGAAAAAGCGCCCTTCTTTGTCGCTGGTACGGCAGAGGCACAAGTCCCTGCGCAAGCCGGCTCCCAAGTGGGAAACGAGGCACCATCGCTGGCCTCTCTGGTCGACGGCAATCCCTATCCGGGACGCGGCATTGCGCTCGCGCATGGCCCGCACGGCGAACGCCTGGTAGCCTATTTCATCATGGGAAGAAGCACGAACAGCCAAAATCGCATCTTTGTGCAGCGGGACGGCGATCTTTACACGCAAGCCCATGATCCGGCCCTTGTGGAAGATCCCCGTCTCATTATCTATCGCGCACTGTCTCACACGGTATATCGCGAACAGCCCGTGACTGTGGTCACCAACGGAGACCAGACGGATACCATACTGGATGGCTTGGCCCAAGGGATGTCCTTCGACGAGGCTTTACAATGCCGTCGGTTCGAGCCGGATGCGCCCCATTATACGCCGCGCATATCCGGTTTGCTTGATACCGACGGTATGCAGCTTTCCATCTGGAAGGCCTTGAACGCAAGCGGACAACAGGCCGGCTACTACGCCTTCCGGTACGAAAAAGAGCCCGGATTCGGGCGCTTTCTCTCCACCTATGTGACCGACGCTAATCCGCTGCCGAGCTTTCAGGGAGAACCGTTGCGCTTCTCCTGGGATGGCGACGCCGAGGCGTTCGCGGACCATCTCTGGAACGCATTGGATGCCCAGAACCGCATTGCACTCTATGTGGAAGTGCAAACCGCAAACGGTATCCAAACCATTCAAAAGAGTCGCTTTTCCGAAACGTTGTGA
- the purM gene encoding phosphoribosylformylglycinamidine cyclo-ligase: MDEMNRQSSSEAYKEAGVDITAGYRAVELMKEHIARTTTPGVLSGIGGFGGLFAPDIAGMEKPILVSGTDGVGTKLKYAFLLDKHDTIGIDCVAMCVNDILCSGAVPLFFLDYIACGKNDPERIAQIVKGVAEGCVQSGCALIGGETAEMPGFYPEDEYDLAGFAVGLVDEKDMIDKNNVKEGDQLIALPSSGVHSNGFSLVRKILDGNKNTDWTTRYSTLDGKTLGEALLEPTRIYVKPVLSLMKQVKVKSMAHITGGGFYENIPRALPDGLGANIDRAALRLPFLFRFIQEAGKITTHDMYNTFNMGVGFVLVVSKEDLPTALEILQEEGEEAYRLGEVVSSPERVIL; encoded by the coding sequence ATGGATGAGATGAATCGACAGTCCTCTTCCGAAGCCTATAAAGAAGCGGGCGTAGATATTACCGCCGGCTATCGCGCGGTAGAGTTAATGAAGGAGCATATTGCACGCACAACAACGCCGGGCGTGCTCTCCGGCATCGGCGGATTCGGCGGACTCTTTGCTCCGGACATCGCCGGCATGGAAAAGCCGATTCTCGTCAGCGGCACCGACGGCGTGGGCACCAAGCTCAAGTATGCTTTTTTGCTGGATAAACACGACACCATCGGCATCGACTGCGTCGCCATGTGTGTCAACGATATTTTATGTAGCGGCGCTGTACCGCTGTTTTTCCTCGACTATATCGCCTGTGGAAAGAATGACCCGGAACGCATCGCCCAAATCGTAAAAGGCGTCGCGGAAGGCTGCGTCCAATCCGGATGCGCCTTGATTGGCGGCGAAACGGCGGAAATGCCCGGCTTCTACCCGGAAGACGAGTATGATTTGGCCGGCTTTGCCGTGGGTCTTGTCGATGAAAAGGACATGATTGACAAAAACAACGTCAAGGAAGGAGATCAGCTTATTGCCCTACCTTCTTCCGGTGTACATTCCAACGGCTTTTCGCTCGTGCGTAAAATCCTAGACGGCAATAAAAACACCGACTGGACGACCCGTTATTCCACGCTCGACGGCAAAACGCTCGGCGAAGCACTTTTAGAGCCGACACGCATCTATGTAAAGCCCGTGCTCTCGCTCATGAAGCAGGTAAAGGTGAAAAGCATGGCCCACATCACCGGCGGCGGTTTCTATGAAAACATTCCGCGTGCCCTTCCGGACGGTCTCGGCGCCAACATCGACCGCGCCGCGCTTCGTCTTCCCTTCCTCTTCCGCTTCATCCAAGAAGCCGGAAAAATCACGACACACGATATGTACAACACCTTTAATATGGGCGTCGGTTTCGTGCTCGTCGTATCGAAAGAAGATCTGCCTACCGCACTCGAAATCCTGCAGGAAGAAGGCGAAGAAGCCTATCGTCTCGGCGAAGTGGTATCCTCACCGGAGAGGGTGATTCTATGA
- a CDS encoding PfkB family carbohydrate kinase — MRLHCIELPVPALDVAGRWLESVLHFLPVGDGRLFVCGNCRLRLVAIKDSLPFSAPDETVGIEHIALETPDAEALLRDLLSKGLPLEHDNGLPFFSPKVFGTGTKYFNLIAPFGTKFEFCQRLDKTYPFSSPQILGLEHIGLSVRDFDSSLEYYLALGFSPCFSPIENDTTRGRVQCVFLHGPAPIELYCFEGAESFPAAAAMRSARLIFRGDADRHLIGANGEHLLCEAVPKFDIIALGESLIDFVPGSEQNPDKLSYVGAPGGAPSNVLTAASRLDLQVAFIGKVGDDVFGKMICHSMKQNNICTDGLLFSEDEPTTLAFVSLDEHGDRSFSFYRKYSADCMLRTDELPLPLLSQANIFHFGSVSMTAEPACSATLDAVKCAKAKGATIAFDPNLRLPLWPNTDAAHRAIFEGLEYADLVKLSEEELEFLTKHSDHEAGMRELMERYRLRILVVTLGADGCLCLCRGGLLLRQHTIPVTVIDTTGTGDAFWGTFLSELLLCDSVNKIPDPKVLQHILGVSCVAGSLTATAFGAIPAMPVPSELHSGMLQLFEQ, encoded by the coding sequence ATGCGTTTACACTGCATTGAATTGCCTGTCCCCGCACTCGATGTGGCGGGACGCTGGCTGGAATCTGTCCTCCATTTTCTTCCTGTCGGTGATGGCAGGCTCTTTGTCTGCGGAAATTGCCGCCTACGCTTGGTCGCGATAAAGGATAGTCTTCCTTTTTCTGCACCGGACGAGACTGTCGGAATCGAGCACATTGCCCTTGAGACTCCTGATGCTGAGGCCTTGCTACGCGATCTGCTTTCAAAAGGTCTTCCTCTTGAACACGACAACGGCCTTCCCTTTTTTTCTCCAAAGGTTTTTGGCACAGGTACAAAATATTTTAATCTGATCGCTCCCTTCGGAACAAAATTTGAGTTTTGTCAGCGACTTGACAAGACATATCCATTTTCTTCACCGCAAATCCTCGGGTTGGAACATATCGGTCTTTCCGTGCGAGATTTTGATTCCTCCCTAGAATATTATCTCGCACTTGGATTTTCTCCCTGTTTTTCACCTATCGAAAACGATACAACCCGAGGCCGTGTGCAATGTGTCTTTTTGCATGGCCCAGCACCTATAGAGTTGTACTGCTTTGAGGGTGCTGAGTCCTTTCCAGCCGCAGCCGCCATGCGTTCTGCTCGGCTGATATTTCGCGGTGATGCTGATCGCCATCTCATAGGTGCAAATGGCGAACATCTCCTTTGCGAAGCGGTTCCGAAATTTGACATTATTGCGCTCGGTGAATCATTGATCGACTTTGTTCCTGGCAGTGAACAAAACCCTGATAAGCTGTCATACGTTGGCGCTCCTGGCGGTGCGCCAAGCAACGTACTGACCGCCGCTTCACGTCTCGATCTGCAAGTCGCCTTTATCGGAAAAGTTGGTGACGACGTTTTTGGTAAAATGATTTGTCATTCCATGAAGCAAAACAATATTTGCACAGATGGCCTCCTTTTTAGCGAGGACGAGCCAACAACTCTGGCGTTTGTTTCCCTTGATGAGCACGGAGATCGTTCTTTTAGCTTCTACCGGAAATACAGTGCCGATTGCATGCTTCGCACAGATGAGCTACCACTGCCTCTCCTATCACAAGCAAACATTTTCCATTTTGGTTCGGTATCCATGACAGCTGAACCTGCTTGTTCCGCTACTCTGGACGCCGTGAAATGCGCAAAAGCAAAAGGCGCAACGATTGCGTTTGACCCTAATCTCCGTCTTCCTCTTTGGCCAAACACGGATGCTGCTCATCGCGCCATTTTCGAGGGGCTGGAATACGCTGATCTCGTCAAGCTCTCTGAAGAAGAGCTCGAATTCCTGACAAAGCATTCCGATCATGAGGCCGGAATGCGTGAACTAATGGAGCGATACCGCCTTCGAATTCTTGTCGTTACGCTCGGCGCCGACGGCTGCCTCTGCTTATGCAGAGGAGGTCTCCTCTTACGACAGCACACCATTCCAGTCACCGTCATAGATACCACCGGTACCGGGGATGCCTTCTGGGGAACTTTCCTTTCAGAACTTCTACTTTGCGATAGCGTCAACAAAATTCCTGATCCAAAAGTCTTACAACATATTCTTGGTGTTTCCTGCGTGGCTGGTTCGTTGACTGCAACCGCTTTTGGAGCAATCCCCGCCATGCCGGTTCCTTCCGAGCTCCATTCAGGAATGCTTCAGCTTTTTGAGCAGTAG
- a CDS encoding cation-translocating P-type ATPase, whose translation MEWYQKSTEEVEKELKTSQTKGLALREIPGRLEKYGPNKLKEAEKTSLIEKLINQLKDPLVLILIAAAIISALTDSGIEAVIIIAIVVLNAILSIYQEGKAEDSVAALQKMSSPNAKAIRDGQLVSVKAEELVPGDLVLLETGDIVPADLRLIESSNLQIDESSFTGESVAAEKQAKSLFSEERGIGDRENLAFSSTIVTYGHGRGIVTTTGHDTEIGQIADTIQSYEEEASPLQKKLNQLSGVLGRMVLAVSAFVFVLGLISGEQPLRIAMTAVSLGVAAIPEGMTAVVTIVLSIGMKRMANRNAIVKKLLSVETLGTTTVICSDKTGTLTQNEMTVTKIFANGRDLEVTGIGYSPVGDLLFNGEKITTEDDRMLETLIVIAASANDAKIVPDEQKGNTTIGDPTEGALLTMAHKAGIVPEELAARSPRVDEIPFDSSRKMMTTFNENYFENAIASFTKGAPDIVINYCNRILLDGKEQPLTPEIRQELLAKNSEYARHALRCLAYAYRSWEELPEKERQTPENVERDMVFVGLTGMIDPPRSEAKAAIAETRSAGITTMMITGDYLETAYAIGKDLGIADHESQAIMGAELNDKSEEEIREIVKEKRIFARVSPQNKVQIVDALKANGEITAMTGDGVNDAPAIKRADIGVSMGITGTDVAKNTAEVILTDDNFATIVNAVEEGRIIYANIKKFVNFLLSCNIGEVIVVAAAMIIDLILVFSNSGFRFPTPLSPIMLLWLNLVTDSLPALALGMEPGEKGVMNEKPRDPAEAIIGKKEMSSIIVQAIAIGVATLAAFAIGYFYFGHGLSGEAKLAEGRTMTFATLILAELFRAMAARSETQTMGEIGWFSNKSMNMAILIGVFLLLIVLYIPFLASLFHVSFMTLKEWVPTLVLATIPFLATEIHQGMREKK comes from the coding sequence ATGGAGTGGTATCAAAAGTCCACCGAAGAGGTGGAAAAGGAGCTTAAAACCAGCCAAACGAAGGGTCTTGCACTGCGAGAGATCCCCGGGCGCCTCGAAAAATACGGGCCAAACAAGCTGAAGGAAGCGGAGAAAACGTCGCTGATCGAAAAACTCATCAACCAGCTGAAAGATCCTCTCGTACTCATTCTGATTGCCGCAGCGATCATTTCCGCCCTCACCGATTCCGGCATTGAAGCCGTCATTATTATTGCGATCGTCGTTTTGAATGCGATTTTGTCCATCTATCAAGAGGGGAAGGCGGAAGATTCCGTCGCCGCCCTGCAAAAAATGAGCTCTCCCAACGCCAAAGCCATTCGCGACGGGCAATTGGTCAGCGTCAAAGCCGAAGAACTCGTTCCGGGCGATTTGGTGCTGTTGGAAACGGGCGATATTGTTCCCGCAGACCTGCGACTGATCGAATCCTCCAACTTGCAAATTGATGAATCCTCCTTTACCGGAGAATCCGTTGCTGCCGAAAAACAAGCGAAATCGCTGTTTTCGGAGGAGCGCGGTATTGGCGACCGTGAGAATTTAGCCTTTTCTTCGACCATCGTCACGTATGGCCACGGCCGCGGCATTGTCACGACGACAGGTCACGATACGGAAATCGGTCAAATTGCCGATACCATTCAGTCGTATGAAGAAGAAGCTTCTCCCTTACAGAAAAAACTCAATCAGCTCTCCGGGGTATTGGGGCGCATGGTACTTGCCGTTTCCGCCTTTGTGTTTGTGCTAGGGCTTATCAGCGGTGAACAGCCTTTACGCATCGCCATGACGGCGGTGTCGCTCGGCGTGGCAGCCATTCCCGAAGGTATGACGGCCGTTGTCACAATTGTGCTTTCCATCGGCATGAAGCGCATGGCGAACCGAAATGCCATTGTCAAAAAACTCTTGTCCGTCGAAACGCTCGGTACGACAACTGTCATCTGCTCCGATAAAACCGGAACCTTGACGCAAAATGAGATGACCGTCACCAAGATTTTCGCCAACGGCCGCGATCTGGAAGTGACGGGCATCGGCTATTCGCCTGTTGGCGATCTGCTTTTCAACGGTGAAAAAATCACGACCGAAGACGATCGCATGCTAGAAACTCTCATCGTGATCGCTGCCTCCGCCAACGATGCCAAAATCGTGCCGGACGAACAGAAGGGCAACACCACCATCGGAGATCCGACGGAAGGCGCCCTTTTGACCATGGCACACAAAGCCGGCATCGTTCCGGAAGAGCTCGCCGCCCGCAGTCCGCGTGTGGACGAAATTCCCTTTGATTCCTCGCGCAAGATGATGACCACCTTCAACGAGAATTACTTTGAGAATGCCATCGCTTCCTTTACAAAAGGAGCGCCGGACATTGTTATCAACTACTGCAACCGCATTCTTTTGGACGGCAAAGAACAGCCACTTACCCCGGAAATCCGCCAGGAACTCTTGGCCAAGAACTCCGAATATGCCCGCCATGCTCTGCGCTGCCTAGCGTATGCCTATCGCAGCTGGGAAGAATTGCCGGAAAAAGAAAGACAGACACCGGAAAACGTCGAACGGGATATGGTCTTTGTCGGGCTGACCGGCATGATTGACCCGCCGCGTTCCGAGGCCAAAGCCGCCATTGCGGAAACCCGATCCGCCGGCATTACGACCATGATGATCACAGGTGACTATTTGGAGACCGCCTATGCTATCGGAAAAGACTTGGGCATTGCGGATCACGAATCCCAAGCCATCATGGGGGCGGAACTCAACGACAAGAGCGAAGAGGAAATCCGGGAAATCGTCAAAGAAAAGCGCATTTTTGCTCGCGTCTCGCCGCAGAATAAGGTACAAATCGTCGATGCATTAAAGGCAAACGGCGAAATCACCGCCATGACGGGCGACGGCGTCAACGATGCACCGGCGATTAAGCGCGCCGACATCGGGGTTTCGATGGGAATCACCGGCACGGATGTCGCGAAAAACACGGCGGAAGTCATTTTAACCGACGATAACTTTGCAACCATTGTGAATGCGGTGGAAGAAGGGCGCATCATCTACGCCAACATCAAAAAATTCGTCAACTTTCTGCTTTCTTGCAACATTGGAGAGGTGATTGTGGTCGCTGCCGCTATGATTATTGACCTCATTCTGGTATTCTCTAACAGTGGCTTTCGCTTTCCGACGCCGCTTTCTCCGATCATGCTGTTATGGCTGAATCTGGTAACCGATTCGTTGCCGGCGCTGGCTTTGGGCATGGAACCGGGTGAAAAGGGCGTGATGAACGAGAAGCCGCGCGATCCGGCGGAAGCCATCATCGGCAAGAAGGAAATGTCCTCGATTATCGTGCAGGCGATAGCGATCGGGGTGGCGACGTTGGCCGCCTTCGCAATTGGCTATTTCTACTTTGGCCACGGACTCAGCGGCGAAGCGAAATTAGCGGAAGGACGCACCATGACGTTTGCGACCCTCATCTTGGCGGAACTCTTCCGTGCTATGGCCGCGCGATCGGAAACGCAAACTATGGGCGAAATTGGCTGGTTCTCCAACAAGTCCATGAATATGGCGATCCTCATCGGCGTATTTCTGCTGTTGATCGTACTCTACATTCCCTTCCTCGCCTCGCTCTTCCATGTGTCGTTCATGACGCTTAAGGAATGGGTGCCGACACTGGTATTGGCCACCATCCCCTTCTTGGCGACCGAGATTCATCAGGGAATGCGAGAGAAAAAGTGA
- the purE gene encoding 5-(carboxyamino)imidazole ribonucleotide mutase, whose amino-acid sequence MKKVALIMGSDSDLPIMEKAVDILKELEIPFAVHVYSAHRTPQEARDFAVHAKENGFGVLICAAGMAAHLAGAFAANTTLPVIGIPCTSQALDGMDALLSTVMMPSGIPVATVAINGSKNAALLAAQILALSDEALDKRLEEKRAKDAENVREKDRKISARFAEK is encoded by the coding sequence ATGAAAAAAGTAGCGTTGATCATGGGCAGCGACAGCGATTTGCCCATCATGGAAAAAGCGGTAGACATCCTGAAAGAATTGGAAATTCCCTTTGCAGTACACGTCTATTCTGCGCACCGCACGCCACAAGAAGCACGTGATTTTGCGGTACATGCCAAAGAAAACGGCTTCGGGGTGCTCATCTGTGCGGCAGGCATGGCAGCGCATCTGGCCGGTGCGTTTGCGGCAAATACCACGCTTCCGGTCATCGGCATTCCCTGCACATCGCAGGCCCTGGACGGTATGGACGCCCTGCTTTCAACGGTTATGATGCCCTCCGGCATTCCGGTCGCGACAGTTGCGATCAACGGGTCGAAAAACGCTGCGCTCCTGGCCGCACAAATTCTTGCGCTCAGTGATGAAGCGCTCGACAAGCGTCTGGAAGAAAAGCGCGCAAAAGATGCCGAAAATGTCCGGGAAAAAGATCGCAAAATTTCTGCCCGCTTCGCTGAAAAATAA
- the purC gene encoding phosphoribosylaminoimidazolesuccinocarboxamide synthase — protein sequence MEKLEQLYEGKAKKVYATDESDKVIVSYKDDATAGDGAKRGTIVGKGAINNRMTNFLMQLLEKEGVPTHFVKELDDRNTVVKKVEIVPLEVIIRNISAGSFAKRYGVEEGIVFDKPTLEFSLKDDDLHDPLINRYHVLALKLATEEELNRIAEMAFKVNDTLKAYFKKLNVKLVDFKLEFGRTADGSIVLADEISPDTCRFWDAETNEKLDKDRFRRDMGGVEDAYKEMMHRVFGEQA from the coding sequence ATGGAAAAATTGGAACAGCTCTACGAAGGAAAAGCGAAAAAAGTGTACGCTACGGACGAAAGTGACAAGGTCATCGTGTCGTATAAGGACGATGCCACGGCCGGAGACGGCGCAAAACGCGGCACCATCGTTGGAAAGGGTGCCATCAACAACCGTATGACCAACTTCCTCATGCAACTGTTGGAAAAAGAAGGTGTGCCCACACACTTCGTTAAAGAGCTCGATGATCGCAATACCGTGGTGAAAAAAGTCGAGATCGTCCCACTGGAAGTCATTATTCGCAACATTTCCGCCGGCTCCTTTGCGAAACGCTATGGTGTCGAGGAAGGCATTGTTTTCGACAAGCCGACGCTGGAATTTTCCCTGAAGGATGATGACCTGCATGATCCGCTGATTAACCGCTATCATGTGCTGGCCTTAAAGCTCGCCACCGAAGAGGAACTGAACCGCATCGCCGAGATGGCATTTAAGGTCAATGACACGCTCAAAGCCTATTTCAAGAAGCTCAACGTCAAGTTGGTGGACTTTAAATTGGAATTTGGTCGTACCGCCGACGGTTCCATCGTTTTAGCCGATGAAATCTCGCCGGATACCTGCCGTTTCTGGGATGCCGAGACCAATGAAAAGCTCGATAAGGATCGCTTCCGCCGTGATATGGGCGGTGTCGAAGATGCCTATAAAGAAATGATGCATCGCGTATTCGGCGAACAGGCCTAA
- a CDS encoding type IV toxin-antitoxin system AbiEi family antitoxin domain-containing protein encodes MVLFPCDNNKRRKKSNYQSKIESYLQKNNGLISSSYCKSRGIPTVYLTRLHRRGKLLRLTKGLYGLPDGGYDELFVFQHRYKSTIFSYETALFLLGESDRIPQSIDVTVANSYKFNEPPANLLIHYVDPKIISLGVQSVQTMFGNSVKAYSYERVLCDFIANKDKVDAESYVKTIQGYAKYQNRDVHHLWEIAHALGIENRVRNILELIYE; translated from the coding sequence ATGGTATTATTTCCGTGTGATAACAACAAGAGGAGAAAGAAGTCGAATTATCAGTCTAAAATTGAATCGTATTTGCAAAAAAACAATGGGTTGATCTCTTCTTCGTATTGCAAAAGTCGCGGCATTCCAACCGTCTATCTGACCCGATTGCACAGAAGAGGAAAGCTGCTCCGCCTGACAAAAGGACTTTATGGGTTGCCGGATGGCGGATATGATGAGCTCTTCGTTTTTCAACATCGTTATAAAAGCACGATCTTTTCCTATGAAACTGCTCTTTTCCTGTTGGGCGAAAGCGACCGGATTCCGCAGAGTATCGATGTCACGGTAGCCAATAGCTACAAATTTAATGAACCCCCGGCAAATCTGCTGATTCATTATGTAGATCCAAAAATTATTTCTCTCGGTGTCCAATCTGTTCAAACGATGTTTGGTAATTCGGTCAAGGCCTACAGCTATGAGCGTGTACTTTGTGATTTCATCGCGAATAAAGATAAAGTAGATGCCGAAAGTTATGTTAAAACGATTCAAGGCTATGCAAAGTATCAAAATAGAGATGTTCATCACCTTTGGGAGATTGCGCATGCCTTGGGCATTGAAAATCGTGTACGAAATATCTTGGAGCTGATTTATGAATAA